In Geotalea uraniireducens, one genomic interval encodes:
- a CDS encoding ATP-binding protein — protein sequence MKTYGGVTAKSRKRCTHRCKCGQDGDKTGSCSCTPREIHQYRSRISGPLLDRIDIHIEVPAVRYRDLAERAEGESSAVIVGRVERAREIQLERFKGTRVHCNAHMAPRQIRKFCEPDAAGHRLLEVVTEKLGFSARAYTRILKVARTIADLEGAESIREHHIAEAVQYRSLDRKTG from the coding sequence TTGAAAACGTATGGCGGCGTGACAGCGAAAAGTAGGAAAAGGTGCACACACCGCTGCAAATGCGGTCAGGACGGTGACAAAACGGGCAGTTGCAGCTGCACGCCGCGGGAAATTCACCAGTACCGGTCGCGGATCTCCGGGCCGCTCCTCGACCGGATCGATATCCATATCGAGGTGCCGGCAGTCAGGTACCGGGATCTGGCAGAGCGAGCGGAAGGGGAGAGTTCGGCGGTGATCGTCGGCCGGGTGGAGCGGGCGCGGGAGATCCAGCTGGAACGGTTCAAGGGAACCAGGGTCCATTGCAACGCCCACATGGCGCCGCGGCAGATCAGGAAATTCTGCGAGCCGGATGCTGCCGGCCACCGGCTTCTGGAGGTGGTGACGGAGAAACTTGGCTTCTCGGCCCGGGCCTACACCCGGATTTTGAAAGTGGCGCGGACTATCGCCGATCTGGAAGGCGCGGAAAGCATCCGCGAACACCATATCGCCGAGGCGGTCCAGTATCGGAGTTTGGATAGAAAAACAGGGTAG
- a CDS encoding helix-turn-helix domain-containing protein, producing the protein MCTFSYFSLSRRHTFSIAIPLQKQAVPGYPEHPLTVGEHIRKKRMDLGLLQREVAEIIGVTESSIWNWEHGVEPELQYNPKIINFLGYVPFDCSDDTLGRLAWYKRVHGMSLDRLGEAMGRDPEQLSDWLSGRHKPFRKSLEKIERFLVASVSKL; encoded by the coding sequence GTGTGCACCTTTTCCTACTTTTCGCTGTCACGCCGCCATACGTTTTCAATAGCCATTCCTCTGCAAAAACAGGCAGTTCCCGGTTATCCCGAGCACCCCCTTACTGTCGGCGAGCACATCCGCAAGAAACGGATGGACCTCGGTCTCCTCCAGCGTGAGGTGGCCGAGATCATCGGCGTCACCGAGTCCTCCATCTGGAACTGGGAGCACGGTGTCGAACCGGAACTGCAATATAACCCGAAAATCATTAATTTTCTAGGATATGTTCCGTTCGATTGCTCCGATGATACTCTCGGCCGGCTTGCCTGGTACAAACGGGTTCATGGAATGAGTCTTGATCGGTTGGGCGAAGCGATGGGGCGCGATCCAGAGCAGCTCTCCGACTGGTTGAGTGGACGGCACAAGCCGTTCAGGAAGAGCTTGGAGAAAATCGAGCGTTTTCTTGTGGCATCTGTGAGTAAATTATGA
- a CDS encoding NADP-dependent isocitrate dehydrogenase: MVTHKIIWTEIDEAPALATYSLLPIVQAFTKGTGIEIETRNISLAGRIIANFPENLTEAQRIPDHLAQLGELTQSPEANIIKLPNISASVPQLKEAIKELQIQGYNVPDYPEAPKTDAEKETKERYAKVLGSAVNPVLREGNSDRRAPLSVKNFSKKNPHKLAPWSPDSRAHVAHMGEGDFYGNEKSITAADTFEFRIELVNKDDKTTVLKDELKAEKGDILDGTFMSKKALRQFFAEEIEDAKRQDLLLSLHLKATMMKVSDPIMFGNAVSIFYKDVFEKHSATFKELGVNPNMGLGDLYKKIQSLPETKRLEIETDIRSEYTKRPRLAMVDSDKGITNLHVPSDVIVDASMPVVVRDGGKMWGPDGQLHDTKAMIPDRCYATIYKEIIEDCKKHGAFDPATMGSVPNVGLMAQKAEEYGSHPTTFEIPYDGTVRVVDANGKVLMEHQVEEGDIWRMSRVKDIPIQDWVKLAVKRARATGAHAVFWLDKNRAHDAQVITKVEKYLMDHDTTGLEIKILPPVEAMRYSLERIRKGLDTISVTGNVLRDYLTDLFPILELGTSAKMLSIVPLLAGGGLFETGAGGSAPKHVQQFVKEGYLRWDSLGEFSALVASLEHLGATFKNDKALVLAETLDQAIARFLDANKSPARKVGQIDNRGSHFYLAMYWAQALSEQNKDMELQVRFVNVARQFENYESLINEELLGAQGKPVDMGGYYHPDKVKTAKAMRPSGTLNAIIGNMMIFS, from the coding sequence ATGGTGACACACAAGATTATCTGGACGGAAATTGATGAAGCACCCGCATTGGCAACGTACTCCTTGCTGCCTATCGTTCAGGCGTTTACCAAGGGGACCGGCATTGAGATTGAAACCCGGAATATCTCACTTGCGGGCAGGATTATCGCCAATTTCCCCGAGAACCTGACGGAAGCGCAAAGGATTCCCGATCATCTGGCCCAGTTGGGTGAGCTTACCCAGAGCCCGGAAGCAAATATCATCAAGCTCCCCAATATCAGTGCTTCAGTCCCTCAGCTGAAAGAGGCCATAAAGGAGCTCCAGATCCAAGGATACAATGTTCCCGATTATCCAGAGGCCCCCAAGACCGACGCCGAGAAGGAGACCAAAGAGAGGTATGCCAAGGTGCTCGGCAGTGCCGTCAACCCTGTGCTGCGCGAGGGTAACTCCGACCGTCGAGCTCCTCTGTCGGTAAAAAATTTTTCCAAGAAGAATCCGCACAAACTCGCCCCCTGGAGTCCGGATTCCAGGGCACATGTCGCCCATATGGGAGAAGGCGACTTTTATGGCAACGAAAAGTCCATAACTGCAGCGGACACATTCGAGTTTAGGATCGAGCTGGTTAACAAGGACGACAAGACAACTGTCCTGAAAGACGAGTTGAAGGCGGAGAAGGGTGACATCCTTGACGGCACCTTCATGAGCAAAAAAGCGCTTCGCCAGTTCTTTGCTGAAGAGATCGAGGATGCCAAAAGACAGGATCTGCTCCTCTCCCTCCACCTCAAGGCCACCATGATGAAGGTCTCTGACCCGATCATGTTCGGTAATGCCGTATCCATCTTTTACAAAGACGTGTTTGAGAAGCACTCGGCAACCTTCAAGGAGCTTGGTGTTAATCCCAACATGGGGCTCGGCGACCTCTACAAGAAGATCCAGAGCCTGCCGGAAACAAAACGTCTCGAAATCGAGACCGACATCAGGTCTGAGTACACCAAGCGCCCGAGGTTGGCGATGGTTGATTCCGACAAAGGTATCACCAATCTGCATGTGCCCAGCGACGTCATCGTTGACGCCTCCATGCCGGTAGTTGTTCGTGACGGCGGCAAGATGTGGGGGCCGGACGGCCAGCTCCATGATACCAAGGCAATGATTCCGGACCGCTGCTACGCCACGATTTATAAGGAGATCATCGAGGACTGCAAGAAACATGGCGCCTTCGATCCAGCCACCATGGGCTCAGTCCCCAACGTTGGACTCATGGCTCAGAAGGCCGAAGAGTACGGTTCTCATCCGACCACGTTTGAGATCCCTTACGATGGAACCGTCCGCGTGGTGGACGCCAACGGCAAGGTTCTGATGGAGCACCAGGTGGAGGAAGGCGATATCTGGCGGATGTCCCGGGTGAAGGACATCCCGATCCAGGACTGGGTCAAGTTGGCCGTCAAGCGTGCGAGGGCCACCGGTGCCCATGCGGTTTTCTGGTTGGACAAGAACCGCGCTCATGATGCTCAGGTCATTACCAAGGTAGAGAAATACCTGATGGATCATGACACCACCGGCCTCGAAATCAAGATTTTGCCGCCGGTTGAGGCAATGCGCTACTCGCTGGAGCGGATCCGTAAGGGGCTGGATACCATCTCGGTCACCGGCAACGTTCTCCGGGACTACCTGACAGACCTCTTTCCTATCCTCGAGCTGGGGACCAGCGCCAAGATGCTTTCCATCGTGCCGCTGCTGGCTGGTGGCGGTCTGTTTGAGACCGGCGCGGGAGGTTCAGCCCCCAAGCATGTTCAGCAGTTTGTCAAGGAAGGGTATCTGCGTTGGGATTCCCTCGGAGAGTTCTCGGCCCTTGTCGCTTCCCTCGAGCATCTCGGCGCCACCTTCAAGAACGACAAGGCCCTGGTCCTCGCCGAGACCCTCGATCAGGCCATCGCCAGGTTCCTTGACGCCAACAAGTCACCTGCCCGCAAGGTCGGACAGATCGACAACCGCGGCAGCCATTTCTACCTCGCCATGTACTGGGCACAGGCGCTGTCGGAACAGAACAAGGACATGGAGCTTCAGGTCCGCTTTGTCAACGTGGCACGGCAATTTGAAAATTACGAATCCTTGATCAATGAGGAACTGCTCGGTGCCCAGGGAAAACCCGTTGACATGGGAGGGTACTATCACCCCGACAAGGTAAAAACAGCCAAAGCCATGCGTCCAAGTGGTACCTTGAATGCTATTATCGGCAACATGATGATATTCAGCTAG